The genomic stretch TGGCCGCGTGGCGCTTGTGACGGGAGCCGTGCAGAACGGGTCACAGATCAAGTCAAGAGTGAGCCCCGGGTATCTTGAGCGGGATAAAACCTATGATATAAATCTGCCTCTGCACTTTACCACGTGGACTTTCAGGCCGGGGCACCGGATTCGCGTGGCCGTCACCAATGCCCAGTTTCCCATGATATGGCCCACCCCTTACCCCATGACAACCTGCCTCGTCATGGGAAGCGGAGCGACAAGCATCGACCTGCCGGTGACATCGGGAAATGCCCATAAGGGACTGTCCTTCAAGAGCCCTCAGCCACGGGAAGAGATGCCCTTCAGCAAATATCTCCCCGCAAAATGGCCTAAGAGCCACAAAGTCATTGATAATCTTGAAACCTCCGAGATCGCCATTGAATTTGAAGGAGAGAGGGCTCTGGAGCATGAAGGCAATACTTACTCTACCCTGGTGAAAACGATATACAGTACCAATGAGCGAAACCCTGCAGATTCAAGCTTCCACGGCGAGGCCGAAAGCGACGTAAAGCTTCTCACGGGTAATCGAAGACTTTCCGTGAGCACCTTCATCGATGTAAGCTCCGATGAGCGCTCTTTTTTAATCACCTTCACCCGAAGGATATCTGAGAATGGCGAGCTGAAAAGGGAGAAGACCTGGAAGGAGTCAATCCCCCGCATGTTCCAGTGAAGACTGCCTTACGGCGAGACCACCTTGATGCAGTTGCTTCCCTGGATTATCTGCATCTTTATCTCCTTGCCGCCCGAAGTGCCGTAGCCCGACACGACCGGCGGGCCGCCGCATCCTCCTATCGTGGGAAGGGTGGAGGTCTTCACCGTCTTTCCCCAGTCCTCGTATTTTGTCGTGCTCACCTTCTCGGTCCAGTTTTCCGGCGCCTTGAGCACTTCCTGGGCATTGCGGTTAGTCGTGGCGCTGCCCTGCTGCGTTGACTGGCCCTGTGAGGATGAGCCTGAGCTTTTTGCAGTGGTGCTCCTGCAGTAGAACTCATGGGTCTTGCCCTGACAGACGGCATAATGGTCGGTTTCGTTGAAGTTGCTCAGGAAGGACCGCTCGATCTGGAGGCCGCACTTTGAGCAGCACACCATGTTCGACTTCCCCTCGACGTTCTTGAAAAGGCCCAGGTAGGTGACGTGGGAGAGCACCTCGCGGGGGAGCTCCTTCTTGTGCCTCACGAAGCGCACCACGTCGCCCGGCTGAACCTCCCCGGAAGGGGTGCCTTTTATGGATATGACGCAGTTCCGGGAATCAGTTGACACGAGGTAGGCTTCGGCGATGACCTTATCGCCCCGCATGATCGTAAAGGTGTCGCCGAACTTGATCCCGTCGGCACCCTTGAGGGAGATCCTGAAGGCATCAATCATGCTTTTGTCGGGAGCGATGATTTTCCCGTCGGGGATGGATTCGATGTGAGCGGCAGCACTTTTCTGTGTCTCTTCTGAGTATAAGGGCAGGGAGAAGCATGGCATCAGGAGGGAAAAAGCAAGGCACAGGCAGAAAATCCAGTATCTCATGGGGGCTCTCCTTCCGGCTGAAGAGTGATACATTTATTATATCATGGATTATGATTATTGCATCAGGGCGTGCAAAAGGTTATAATAGCAAGGAGAGAGGGCAGATCCTTCAATGCCGGAAATAAGCAGATTTTACGGGATAGTGATAAGAATGTTTTACGAGGATCACAATCCCCCTCACTTTCATGCAATTTATGGAAAACAGGAAGCCATGATTTCAATATCTGAGCTGAGAATTCTTGAGGGCAGAATTTCTAAGAGAGCGCTCTTAATGACTCTGGAATGGGCGATACAGTATCGTGAAGCCCTTATGGAGAGCTGGCAGCTCGCAATGAACAGTCAGCCGCTGAAAAGCATTCCGCCGCTCAAATAGCAGGGAGGCACTGATGCTCACAAGAGTGAGAAAAGTCAAATATCTCAAGGAGTACAAACTGCTCATCTCGTTTACTGATGGCAGTGAGAAAGTCTTTGATATGATGCGGTGTATTGAGAAGGGCGGAGTATTTACCCCTCTCAGGGATATCGAGTATTTCAAAAGGGTCTCTGTGAATCCTGAATCCAGGACGATAGAATGGCCGAATGGCGTGGATATCTGTCCCGATACGCTTTATAAGGATGGGACGGAATTAAAATCAGCAAAGAAAAAAGCATCTGCCTGATGGCAGCCTGCTACTTCGCCAGGGCCTCCAGGACCTTCTCTAAGCTATCGGGGCACACCGCGGGCGCCGCGCTCTCCTTTATCGCGGCATCGGGATCCTTGAGGCCGTGGCCCGTGTTCACGCAGACAATGGTGCTTCCTTCCGGGATCTTCCCTTCGCGGGCGTACCGGAGAAGCCCTGCCACCGAGGCCGCCGATGCGGGCTCGACAAAGACTCCCTCGGAAGTGGCGAGGAGCTTGTAAGCGTCAAAGATCTCCTTCTCGCTCACCATGTCAATCACGCCGCCGGAGTCTTTCCCTGCCGCCGCCGCTTCCTCCCACCGTGCGGGGTTGCCTATGCGTATGGCGGTGGCCCTTGTCTCCGGCTTCTCCACCACGTGGCCCCGCACGATGGGTGCGGCGCCTTCGGCCTGGAATCCCATCATTCTGGGGAGCCTGGTGCTGTGGCCTTTTGAGTGATATTCACGGAATCCCCGCCAGTAAGCGGTGATATTCCCTGCATTGCCCACGGGAATGAAGAGGTAGTCGGGAGCGTCACCGAGTTCGTCGCATATCTCGAAGGCAGATGTTTTCTGGCCCTCGATGCGGTGCTCGTTGAGGGAGTTCACCAGGGTGTAGGGATATTTTGAAGAGATTTCCTTTACAAGAGAGAGAGCCTGGTCAAAGTTCCCCTTGAGGGCAATAACCTTTGCTCCGTAAATGAGCGCCTGGGCGAGCTTGCCCAGCGCTATGGCATTGTCAGGGATCAGCACGGCGCATACGATAGATGCCCTTGAGGCATAGGCCGCCGCTGAGGCTGAAGTGTTTCCCGTTGAGGCGCAGATGACGGCCTTGTGGCCCGCCTCGACGGCCTTGCTGATCGCCAGCGTCATCCCCCTGTCCTTGAAGCTTCCCGTGGGATTGAGGCCCTCGTATTTCAGGTACACCCTTGATCCCGCGATGAGCTTTTCCAGGGAGAAAGCCCTGATCAGGGGGGTATTCCCCTCTCTCAGAGTAATGACGGGAGTCTTCTCGCTCACGGGGAGAAATTGCCGGTAGCGGTCAATGACGCCGCGGTATGGGGAAGAAAGAGCATGCGTGGTATCAGATTTCATTGATTCTTTCCTTTCTCGGGAGCCTGCCATGGGGTATGTCCTGCCTTATCCGGGCACCGGGCTCCTGCCTGACGATTGGGCCCTTTTTATCTATTCGCTGCTTTATGCCGCTTATCTTCCTCACCGGCCTCCTGATTCTCTGAAACCCTTTCTGTCTTGATCCATGTGCGCTTGACGCCTGTGATGTCCTGCCATATTGCCGATATGACCACCACGATCCAGGCCTGGCAATAAGTGAAGTAAGAGAGGGCTATGAGGAAAAGGTGGCTCAGCGAGTCCTCACCCTCGAAGGAGAGCGTGAGAAAGACTTCCAGGATAAAGAGGAGATACCCCAGGGCCCATACCAGGGAGAAGGGCCCCAGGAGGCTGATGTTCCATATCCCTGTGACGCCGAGAATGAAGACCAGATCGGAGAAAATGACCGCAAGCAGGAATATGTAATAGAGCGAGAGGGTGTAGAGTAGCTCGAGAGCCAGGGCCTTTGAGCGGAAGCGCGGCAGCTCCTTCAGGAACTTCCAGAGGACGTAGTTGTTTCCCCGCACCCACCTTCTTCTCTGCTTGTACCATATTTTCATCGACTGGGGCTCCTGCTCCCAGGTCACCGAATAGGGAATGAAGGCGATGCGCATCCCTTTCTGGTAGATCCGGATTGAAAGCTCCGAGTCTTCCGTGAGGGCATCTTCATCCCATCCGCCCAGCTCTTCCATCAGCTCCCGGCGCACGACGAAGTTGGTGCCCGGGAGCGTCGAGAGGCGCATGAGCTTCCAGCGCCCTGCCTGGACAATCCACTGGAAGCCGATTCCCTCTATGTTGATGAACCGCGTGAGGAGGTTCGCGCCCCTGTTGATGCAGCGAAACATCCCGAGGGCCGCCCCCAGCCCGGGACGGAGCTCCATGGTGGCCGCCAGGTAGCGGAGGGCATTTTTCTCAGGCCTGTTGTCGGCGTCATATATGGCGATCAGATCGCCCTTCACCTCCTTCATCCCCAGGTTGAGGGCCCTTGATTTTCCTCTGCCGCCGATGTCGGGAGTGGTGTGGAGGATCCTGAGGCGCGGCTCGCTCTCACGGAGCTTTTCCAGGAGCTCCCCTGTCCTGTCTGTCGATGAGTCGTTTATCACAAGGAGCTCCATTTTGTCCGCGGGATAGTCGAGTGCCAGGATATCTCTCACGGTCTTCTCTATGACTTTCTCCTCGTTGTGGGCAGGCACCATGATCGAGATAAAGGGATAAGTAAATTTCCCTTCCCTGTGGAGCCTGTCGATTTTCTCGCGGTCCTTCCTTGCCGTCAGTGCATAAAGATACCCCGTGAAGGAGAGGAGGAGCTGATAGGCTATCATGAACCATATGAGCCCTACGGAGAGGGTAAATAGTGATTCAATCACGAGATCAAACACCTTGTCTTCTCCTTCCGACACGGTGGTAAAGGTAAAGGACAAGGAGGATCCCGCAGGCAGCAGAGCCAAACAGGACAATGAAGCGCGCCTCGTGGTAGGAGATTACCTCCACGTCAAAAGAGATACGGCCCTCGCCGACAATCTTCACTTTCCGGGACCCCGTGGGAAGGGCCACGATGTATTCCCCCGTCCCCATCAGGGGGACTTCATCGTGCCTTGTGTCATCGACCCAGATGCTCCGGGGCTCCTTGTTGAGAGCTATATAACACCTCGTGGGGCTCATGTAATCGATGAACGCCTCCCCTCCCCGCTCGTCAATCATGAGGAGGTCGCCGCTTGCCCATTTTATCTTGATGGGCTCGATGAGATCTTTTGAGGGCGAAGGAAATACGGCGCCTTCGGGGGCCGAGAGGGCATACTGGCAGAAGGGCATGTCGCCCTCGGGAATAGAAGATTCGGCATAGGCTACCACCCTGAGGCCTCCCTGTGATGCGTTGCGGAGTATCGAGAAGAGCTCTGCGCCTGTCTGCCGCCTGCAGGCAAAGCCGTCTTTCTGGGTATGCACATCGACTATGTTCAGGTCCATGGCGAGCCTGTCAAAGGGGACTCCGGCATCAAGGTAAGCCTTGCACAGGTCGCGGTAACGGTCGGGAGGCCTGTTCCACATGATCTGCGGATCTTCCACCGAGAGGGTGAAAGGATACTCCTCCATAAGAGGAATGATCCTCCGGGCATTGACTCCCCACAGGTTTCTGATCACAGGGGTCTTGATGCTGTCCACGACAGTCACCACGATGTCAAAGTCACCCTTTTTCTCCTTTATTTCGTTTAAAAAAATGAGCATATCCCTGTGGAGGGCCGTCACGAGGTCCTCGCGGAACTGGTAGAAGGCTTCCATGGATTTCGGGTTTTTTCCCCAATAGTGGGGTGAGCGGTCGTTGAAAAGCTCCCTCATGTCAAATTTCCATGCACTCTTGAAGGCCTTCTGTGCCGAGGGGTGGAAAGGCGCCATCATCTCGGGCTTCCCTGGCCCCTCGCCTTCCAGATAGATTTCGGCAAGATTTACCCCGTCGAAGTCATAGTCAGTGAAAAGGCGCTTGAGATCCTCCTTGACCAGGTCCATGCAGGTTTTGTCCTCAAGAGCCACAGGAAGCCTCCAGGCCCCCTTCAGATCGCGACCGAGATAGTTCTTTTCCCGGAATCCCCTGTGGCGCTCCCAGAACTCCGGCGTATGGTAGGGGAGCTCAAGCCACGCGTAAACGGCAATGCCGGACTTGTGGCACACGCCGATGAGGCGGCGGTAGTCGAACTTGTACGAAGGGTAAAAGTGCCATGCTGCCGCGTGGATGGCGCGGATCCCCAGCCTTCTCCACCTCTGGGCAAGCACTTCCACGCTCATGTTCTGCCTGAACCCCGGGTCAAAAAATGCTTCGAGGCGGGGAACCGCTGAAGGGGGGAGAAGGCTGAAATGGTCGAGGACGATGGGAATGAGGGTGGGGAAGCGGTTGTAGCCCTTTCCGGCGACAGGATCATAGAGCGTCGAGAGGAAGCATATTCCCCCCTCCTTCTCCTTCCTCACGACGCCGAGAGGAAAGCCGTCAATGCTCTGGTAAATCACCTTGTCATCTTCCCGGGGAGCCACAATGTCCATCGCTCCCGCAGTAAAGAACTCCAGGCCGTTGTAGACATCTTTCACCCCCTTCACCTCCACCTTGCCGGCCCTTGAGAAGCACAGGGCGCGCGAGAGCTCGCTCATCCCGTCCAGCACCAAGATACCCCCTCTCTCGAAGAAGGTCTTGGAAAGGGCCTGGAGATCGGCCTGCGGCGCGCTCCCCGAGGGAATCACCACGAGGTTCTCGTCATGGAGCGATGAGAGGGCGCTCACTTTACGGGGAGTGATTCCCAGGGCTTCAAGGGACTCCAGGAATGCCTGCTGATCGCTCAGCGCTTCCCTTGAGACTTTGTCGTTCCAGAGCATGGCGGCCTTCACGGTTCTCTTTTCCCCGTTGTGGCGGGGCGTGAAGCGGTGCGCAATCTCCGTCACGAAGCCCTTCATCCTTCCCCCCGGCCGGTCATCGATGCCTTCCGCCGCATAAATCCACCGGGGACGGCAGGCAATGGACCTTTTCACCGTGGCGGTCACCTTGCCCCTGGTGACTTTCTCTTTCCTGAGCCTCCCGTTTTCGTCGAAGAAATTCTCCTTGAGGAATTTTCCCTTGACGGTGAGGCGCACCTCGCCACGCCCCGACACGATGGCCTTGTCCTGGAAAGTGACGGTGTTGTTGAGATCCCGCACATCAAGAAAAGTATATCCCAGCCTGGCGAGTCCCCTGACAAGCTCTTTCAGCACCGAGGAATCGACAAAGGGGTGGAAGAAGAAGCCCGCCACTCCGTCGCGGAGGCATTTCATTTTCCTGGCGATCTCAAGCAGCTCTTTTACATGACCGAGCTCGCCTTCAATATCCTCTTTGCCTTCCTTGGTGAGGAAGGGAATATAGCCAAGGTATTCAGGGACTATGCGCTGGCCGTAGAAGTCTTTCTCAATGAGGAAAGGAAAGGACTGGTTGAGGGAATACTGGTTGAAGAACATTCTCCGCTCCATCACTGTCGAGAAGTGCCGGGCGATAATGCCGTAGTCCACCGTTGAGGCGACATACTGGGGCGTCTCCCACAGGAGGGGGTAGAGGTTGCAGGTAAAGCACTCGTTGAGGGCCCGGGTAAGGCGTTTTTCCACGAAGGCCGTCGAGTCCTCCTCCACGGGCGTTCCCCTGTTCCCGTCCCAGAATTCGGAGTCTATGGCTGTTTTCCCCTTATACTGGTGGGTGCATCCGTGGAGCGCCATGGAGCCGCCGCGGGTTGCCGCGTAGCGGAGGGCTCTCACAAGGCGCAGGCGGTTCGTGAGGGGGATCTCATGGCCTGTGTCGGGATCGATGAAGAGGGGCACCAGCGAGATAATGAAGGGGATTTTCTCCTGGGAGAGCATGTCGGCGATCTCTTTTATCCTCTCGGGATCAGAGGTGGGGTTCACATCTTCAATACGGACGGCGGCCTGGTGCTTTTCCCCGTGGGGTGTGCCCAGGAAGTCGTGGAGTGTGTCGCAGAAGGCAAGGTAGCGGTCGCCCTCAGAGACATAGGAGAAGGGGATATCGGCGATATACCAGAACGACCCGTTCCTGAGGATATAGGGGTGCTTCTCACCCGGCGCCGAAAATCCCCAGGCGCTCACCTTGACCTTTTTTCCCTGCTTCAGGATATTGAGGGGCGGAAGAAGGGGTTTGTCAAGCAGCGTCCCCCTGTACTCCACCAGGTTCACCTTGTCTGATCTTCCCTCAAAGCAGAGATCGAGCTTTTTCTCGCTGTCCCTCGCAAGGAGCTGCTCAATATGGTTCCCTATCCAGAAGAATGAGCCATTGTAGGCGAGAATCTCATCGAGGAGGCCCGCGGGAAGCGAGTACTCTTTCTGGCATCCCGCGAAAAAGGCGCAGGAATATTTCGCCAGGTCGCCTTTTTCATAGAAGGAGACGGGCTCAATGTACGTGGGCATCCTGAAGTGTCCAAGCAGGTTTGCCACCTCCACGGCGCCGGCTCTTGAAACCACGTCTCCCTTGCTGTCATCGAAGAGGATGAGGGCTCCCTTTTTAGGGGCTGCGCCAAGGGGGGCTGCCAGAAGCAGGCTAAGGGCGAGCAGCGTTGCCGTGACGGTGCATAGAAGGCGCCCTGTGAAAAAATGATGCTCACCGGTGTTCATTGCAGGCTCCCTGCGGGCTCTTTCTGATGACTGCTTTATGGGTTCCCGAGGGGAGGCAGAGAATCCATTCTTTTTCTCCCTCTATCAGAGGGCATTGCTGTTTTTTCCCATCGATGACTATCTCGCCGGGTTTCTCCGGCAGTGCCACATAGCATGTGGCCGGTGCTTCATAGGAGAGGGAGAGCTCCTTTCCCGTATTTCTCAATCCGTAAAGCTCCCCGTTTATCCAGCGGGGTGCAAAGCCGTCGCCCGGCGCCTCAGGATCAAGGAGAAGAGCCTTGCCCGGCGCCTCCATCACGAACCCTAAGAGGGAAGTGTCGTGGGGATAGAGAGTTGACTCGGCATAGAGGATCACCCTGTGGCCCTTTCGTGACGCAGCTCGCAGCATCTGGAAAAGCTCCGAGCCTGTCTGCCGCGGACAGGCAAACCCGTCCTTCTTTTCGTGAAAATCCACCACGTTAAGGTTAAGGGCGAGCCTGTACCAGGGAACCCCCTTGTTCAGGTATGCCTTCTTGATACGCTCATAGCGCTCGGGGCCAAGATTCCACATGGTATAAGGGTCTTCCACCATGAGGGTAAAAGGGGTCCTCTCCATGTACAAGGCTATTTTTGCCGCGTCAACGCCCCAGTTTTCCACTGCCCGGGGGTATGTGAGGCTGTCCACGACGGTGATGACGATGTCGAAGTCTTTTTTCCCTTTTCTGACGGTATCCAGGAAGCTTATGAAATCGCCGTGAAGCTTGTAAATGAGCCGGGCCCTGTATTCGGAGAAGTCCTTGAGGGACTGGGGCCTGCTTTTCCAATAGTGCTCCTTGCATTCCGTAAAGATATCTGCTGAGTCATAGCCGTACTGTGTGCTGAAGTCTTCGCGGGCCCACCGGTGGAAAGGCGAGACCGTCTCGGGCTTGCTCGGGCCTTCTCCTTCGTTTTCAAAGTAAAGCTCGGCGAGATTCACGCCGTCGAAGTCATACCGCCCGAAGAACGTGGCCAACTCCTCGAGGACCGCCTTGCGGCAGGCAGGATCCTCAAGGGCAAGAGGATAGCGCCAGAAGTTCTGCACGTCGCCATCCTTGTAATTCTTCTCTCTGAACTCTGGATGCCTCTCCCAGAAGTCCTTGGAAAGATAGGGGAGCTCCAGCCAGGCATAGACGGTGATGCCTCTGCGGTGGCATTCATCGATAAGGCGCTTGTAATCGTAGGTATAGGAAGGGTACATGTGCCATGCCCCTACATGGATGGCTCTTATGCCGATCTCTCTCCACCTTTTCGCCAGCTCTTCGATGCTGATATCCTGGCGGAGGCCCGGGTCAAAATAGGCCTCTATTCTGGGCACAAATACGGGGGGGGCAAGGCTGAAAGCCGAGAGGATATTGTTCACAAGCGTGGGAAAGCGGTTGTAGCCTCTCCCCCCCGCAGGATCATACTCCGTCGAGAGAAACACGATGCCGCCCCTTTTCATTTTCCTGACAAGTCCCACACAGGCCCCGTCGGGCGATACATACATGGGGAGATCACCCGGGAAAGGCATCACGGTCTCCATTTTCCCGTCAGTAAAGAGCTCGAGCTGATTCATTACGTCCTTCAGGGAAGGAACCTCTTTTTTACCGCTCTTTTCGAAGCCCAGGGCCCCAGAGAGAGCGGTGAAGCCGTCGGTGACCACCACTCCTCCTTTTTCCACGAAGGACTTGAGCTCCATGGCCTTCGTGAGCGGGGCCCTGGCAGCGGCCTCGTAAGGAATTATCAGAATCTTCCGGGAAGGCATCCTGTCCTGCCATGAAATCTTTTCGGCCTTTATCCCCAGGCTTTCCATGGAATGATAAAAGGCTTCCTGGTCTTTCTGCCCTCTTCCCCGGGCTTTTTCATCCCATAAGAGGGCGCAGGTCGCCTTCTCCCTGCCTTCCACGCCTTCGGCCACATACATCCATCCAGGGGGAAGGGAGATTTTCCTCATCACTTTCCCGAAGAGCTTTTCACTTCCCCTGCGGCATTTCCGGACCGTACCGGAAGGGTCAATGAAGGACTCTGAGAGGAATTCCCCCTCGAGAGTGAGGGTCACCTGGCGTGACCCCGAGACCACGGCCTTGTCGCCGGAGAGCACGGCGTTGGGAAGGTTCCTCACCTCCAGGAAGACGTACCCCAGCCCTTGCAGGCCCAGAACTAGCTCCCTCAGGAGCGAGAGATCCATGAAGGGGTGAAAAAAGAACCCGGCACAGCCGTCACGGATGCACTTGAGGCTCTTTGCCGTGTCGAGCATGGCATTCACATACTGCCGCTCGCCGGCAAGGTCTATCGAGCCGTCCTTGACGAGGTAAGGGACATAACCCAGGTACTCAGGAATCACCTGCTGCCCGTAGTAATCCTTTTCTATCAGGAAAGGGAATGACTGCCGCGAGTGGTAAGTGTCAAGGAAGATTTTCCTCTCGCTCGCCGTGGAAAAATGCCTGGCAATGACGCGGTAGTCAAGTGATGAGGCCAGTAGATGCGGCGTTTCCCACAGAAGGGGATAGATGCCGTTGCGAAAGCACTCATCGAGGCTCTGCTCAATCCTCTCCTCGACGTAAAGAACGGAATCTTCGATGAGCGGCCTGTTTTTCTCCGTGTCCCAGAATTCACAGTCGATGGTGGAAGCTCCCCTGTACTGGTGCGTGAAGCCGTGGAGGACAATGGTGCCTCCGTGGCGGGTGGCGTATTGGAGGGCCTTTATGAGGGCCGGCTTCTGTGAGAGGGTGATATCATTTTTTTTATCACCGCTCCGGTAGACAGGCACGACGGGAACGAGAAAAGGGGCATGGAGCAACGAGAGGAGATCGGTGATTTTTATTATCGCTTCAGGATCGGTCAAGGGGTTTACATCCTCTATTCTTATCACGGCATAGTGCTTTTCTCCATGGGGGATTTCCAGGAAGTCATGGAGGCAGTCACAGAAGGCAAGGGCGCACTGCGGCCCATCGTCAAAGGGGAAGGGGATATCGGGGATATGCCAGAATGAGCCGCTGCTCACGATATAAGGGCTTCTCTCGCCGGAGGGAAGGGAAGCCCAGGCATGGACTTTCACTCCGGGAGCGCACCTCACGGTGCCGAGGGAGGACAGTCCTCTGGTGAGGGTTGCTCCCCTGTACGAGACCGAGATGGTCCCCTCCATTCTGCCCAGAGGCTCAATGATCTTTTTCACCCCCTCCCGCGAGTTGAAAGAGGCGAGCCCCTCGCCAATCCAGAAAAACTTTCCCCTGTAAGAGGCGCAGTCGTCGAGCAGCGCTTCTGGCAGCGCCTTGTCGGCTGTGCTGTTTACCAGGAATGCCAGGGGATAGCCTTGAAGGGTGCCCTTGCGGTAGCTCCCGGCTTCCAGCAGCACGGAAGGGACATTGAAGTGCCCCAGGAGGTTCACGAGGTGGATGCCATATATCCTGCCGGGAGAGCCTCGCTCCACAATTATGAGAGCCTTCTTGCGGGGCGCTGCACCCATGAGGAAGAGGGCGGCACCTATGATGAGGATCATGCAAAGAGCGCGGGTGGTGCGACGATATGCGAGCAAGGTTCTGTCTCCGTTTCAGCGAAAATGACTTTTTCAATTCTCCAGCAGGGGGTTTTATCCTTCCTGGCATCCCGTTCCCTGGCTGTTCCGGCGTGGAATGGCCCTGCCGCTCTCCAGGTCAGGGCTCTCAGGAGGGTTGCTTGACTTTTCAAAGAGACTCTGTTATACTGAGTGCCAGAAAATCACGATGCCCTGTGCACGTTGAAAGAAGAAGCATTCCGCTTCTCACCTTGAGGCCAAGCCGGCAAGGTTACGTGAAAGAGCCTGTGCTCGCAATACGTGTGCGTTGCTCTTTTAATGAAGAAGCGGATTACAGTCCGCTTCTTCATTTTTGGGGGGACGGGCAGGACATTGGAGGAGGTGGCTTACATTTCAAAGGATCTTCGGATCAACAAAGAGATCAGGGCAAAACAGGTAAGGGTAATCAGCGATGCGGGCGAGCAGCTCGGAATACTCGGGACAAAGGAAGCTCTTGCAATCGCCGAGGAAAAGGATCTTGATCTGGTGGAGGTGTCGCCAAACACCGATCCTCCAGTCTGCAAGCTCATGGACTACGGCAAGTTCAAATATGAGCAGGCAAAGAAAGAGAGAGACTCAAAGGTCAAGCGCAAGACTCTGGAAGTGAAGGAAGTAAAG from Candidatus Eremiobacterota bacterium encodes the following:
- the infC gene encoding translation initiation factor IF-3, whose translation is MSKDLRINKEIRAKQVRVISDAGEQLGILGTKEALAIAEEKDLDLVEVSPNTDPPVCKLMDYGKFKYEQAKKERDSKVKRKTLEVKEVKLRPKIDEHDFQVKSKIAERILKGGDKVKVTLMFRGREVVYTKLGEKLMERLFEEVAPLCLVEKKPKLEGRNMIMILAPKATPAP
- a CDS encoding DUF2334 domain-containing protein, with protein sequence MLAYRRTTRALCMILIIGAALFLMGAAPRKKALIIVERGSPGRIYGIHLVNLLGHFNVPSVLLEAGSYRKGTLQGYPLAFLVNSTADKALPEALLDDCASYRGKFFWIGEGLASFNSREGVKKIIEPLGRMEGTISVSYRGATLTRGLSSLGTVRCAPGVKVHAWASLPSGERSPYIVSSGSFWHIPDIPFPFDDGPQCALAFCDCLHDFLEIPHGEKHYAVIRIEDVNPLTDPEAIIKITDLLSLLHAPFLVPVVPVYRSGDKKNDITLSQKPALIKALQYATRHGGTIVLHGFTHQYRGASTIDCEFWDTEKNRPLIEDSVLYVEERIEQSLDECFRNGIYPLLWETPHLLASSLDYRVIARHFSTASERKIFLDTYHSRQSFPFLIEKDYYGQQVIPEYLGYVPYLVKDGSIDLAGERQYVNAMLDTAKSLKCIRDGCAGFFFHPFMDLSLLRELVLGLQGLGYVFLEVRNLPNAVLSGDKAVVSGSRQVTLTLEGEFLSESFIDPSGTVRKCRRGSEKLFGKVMRKISLPPGWMYVAEGVEGREKATCALLWDEKARGRGQKDQEAFYHSMESLGIKAEKISWQDRMPSRKILIIPYEAAARAPLTKAMELKSFVEKGGVVVTDGFTALSGALGFEKSGKKEVPSLKDVMNQLELFTDGKMETVMPFPGDLPMYVSPDGACVGLVRKMKRGGIVFLSTEYDPAGGRGYNRFPTLVNNILSAFSLAPPVFVPRIEAYFDPGLRQDISIEELAKRWREIGIRAIHVGAWHMYPSYTYDYKRLIDECHRRGITVYAWLELPYLSKDFWERHPEFREKNYKDGDVQNFWRYPLALEDPACRKAVLEELATFFGRYDFDGVNLAELYFENEGEGPSKPETVSPFHRWAREDFSTQYGYDSADIFTECKEHYWKSRPQSLKDFSEYRARLIYKLHGDFISFLDTVRKGKKDFDIVITVVDSLTYPRAVENWGVDAAKIALYMERTPFTLMVEDPYTMWNLGPERYERIKKAYLNKGVPWYRLALNLNVVDFHEKKDGFACPRQTGSELFQMLRAASRKGHRVILYAESTLYPHDTSLLGFVMEAPGKALLLDPEAPGDGFAPRWINGELYGLRNTGKELSLSYEAPATCYVALPEKPGEIVIDGKKQQCPLIEGEKEWILCLPSGTHKAVIRKSPQGACNEHR